One Anthonomus grandis grandis chromosome 12, icAntGran1.3, whole genome shotgun sequence DNA window includes the following coding sequences:
- the LOC126743325 gene encoding uncharacterized protein LOC126743325, which yields MHCKQLKLGDVWRTCNKIRAAIFRMGINLSEYFKPLDPHKNCLISESQFISVIHGQLGGTIGLSEQEVAELADYFRVPDGRIYYTQLCDVINDSVPKFSQNSSIVTGLEWEDPLHTNRLSISEERRLNVLLTKIASLVNMKKLILRPYFQDYELVSKNNGTVTIAHFARILAYLNILLSADDFNLLVKKYLKDSYTLNYIAFIHAIDQVIQYLDRNGILDLSGDIMAIFPGRVINAELPKLPRPEIGKIMAAKLFGKQTIFHPALEDPKKIEHILTTVSMIQEHVLRNRLRVETFFKHFDLLNSGRITVDQFHRGLDALALSGKQRFFLSLPDVQAVINQYRDPCDPTRVCWKTFEDDIDHIFTVKELEKHPDLKVELPRSEELEATKLGGKNWQSVNTEHRNLCEDAVYKVKQKIIHRRILLKPMFKDFDKHNNGHVSRSQMRQALNSNGILLSDDELFALEERFKNDMGFNYVWFLREVEPKPTDEPLYVRFLEDMKRLNAEPTKKPPSREEKDIVHIMAKIKGKVVRERIRVLEFLRDFDKCNEQVISRINFHRALITCGFDLTCNEVETLMDVFASPLRRECIDYQRFANVVEEAFTQSCLERAPLIVPIQHVPTKDCEKNFLNFDERLVLGVAMQKLSKKPDLQMNLSSVLKDFDKTNCGTVSRTHFLKALTLRGMYNLISNKEFDVICKCFGFERGMRDEVDYRAFLKALEILYATDKYNPF from the exons ATGCATTGTAAG CAATTAAAATTAGGTGATGTCTGGAGAACCTGCAACAAAATCCGTGCTGCGATTTTCCGTATGGGAATAAACCTATCGGAATATTTTAAACCCTTAGACCCCCACAAAAATTGTCTTATATCAG aatcaCAATTTATTTCTGTAATTCATGGACAATTGGGAGGAACAATTGGTCTTTCCGAACAAGAAGTCGCAGAGTTAGCAGACTATTTTCGAGTCCCCGATGGTCGCATTTACTATACCCAGTTATGTGATGTCATAAACGATAGCG tgCCAAAGTTTAGCCAAAACAGCTCTATAGTGACGGGTCTAGAATGGGAAGATCCTCTACATACCAACAGATTAAGTATTTCTGAAGAGAGGAGGTTAAACGTACTCCTAACTAAAATTGCTTCACTAGTCAACATGAAAAAACTCATACTTCGGCCGTATTTTCAAGACTATGAATTA gTTTCTAAGAATAACGGGACCGTTACAATAGCACACTTTGCAAGAATTTTGGcatatctaaatatattattgtcAGCAGATGATTTTAACTTATTGGTCAAGAAATATCTGAAGGATAGCTATACTCTGAATTATATAGCTTTCATACACGCCATCGATCAAGTTATTCAGTACCTAGACAGAAATGGAATTTTGGATCTCAGCGGG GATATAATGGCAATATTTCCTGGACGTGTTATTAATGCAGAACTTCCAAAATTGCCTCGTCCAGAAATAGGAAAAATAATGGCAGCTAAATTATTTGGGAAACAAACGATCTTTCACCCAGCTTTAGAGGATCCAAAGAAAATTGAGCATATTCTAACTACAGTATCAATGATACAGGAACATGTATTAAGAAACAGACTGAGAGTGGAAACCTTTTTTAAA cATTTTGATCTTCTGAATTCGGGAAGAATCACTGTAGATCAGTTTCATCGGGGACTAGATGCATTAGCTTTAAGTGGAAAGcagagattttttttatctttacctGATGTTCAAGCAGTAATCAATCAGTATAGAGATCCATGCGATCCAACCAGAGTTTGTTGGAAAACTTTTGAAGATGACATTGATCATATATTTACTGTAAAG GAGTTAGAAAAACATCCAGACTTAAAAGTAGAATTACCAAGGAGCGAAGAACTGGAGGCTACTAAACTTGGTGGAAAAAATTGGCAAAGTGTAAACACCGAACACAGAAACTTATGTGAGGATGCTGTTTATAaagtaaagcaaaaaattattcatagaCGGATTCTCTTAAAGCCCATGTTTAAAGATTTTGACaa ACATAACAACGGACATGTCAGTCGATCCCAGATGAGACAGGCATTGAATTCTAATGGCATATTATTGTCAGATGACGAACTGTTTGCATTAGAAGAAAGATTTAAAAACGATATGGGATTTAACTATGTCTGGTTTTTAAGAGAGGTTGAACCTAAGCCGACAGATGAGCCATTG tatGTCCGATTTCTGGAAGACATGAAGAGACTTAACGCAGAACCCACTAAAAAACCTCCAAGCAGAGAAGAAAAGGATATTGTTCATATAATGGCTAAAATTAAGGGAAAGGTAGTCAGGGAAAGGATCAGAGTGTTGGAATTCTTAAGAGACTTTGACAA ATGCAATGAACAAGTTATAAGCAGAATAAATTTCCATCGAGCATTAATTACTTGTGGTTTCGATCTAACGTGTAATGAGGTGGAAACTCTAATGGACGT ATTTGCGTCTCCCCTGCGGCGTGAGTGTATTGACTATCAACGATTCGCAAATGTTGTGGAAGAAGCATTCACCCAATCTTGTTTGGAAAGAGCTCCACTTATAGTACCGATTCAGCATGTTCCAACCAAGGATTGTGAGAAAAACTTCTTGAACTTCGACGAGCGGTTGGTTCTAGGAGTGGCCATGCAGAAATTGTCCAAGAAACCTGATTTGCAAATGAACCTATCATCTGTTCTTAAG gacTTTGACAAAACGAATTGTGGTACAGTATCAAGAACACATTTCCTAAAGGCCTTAACACTACGCGGAATGTACAACTTGATATCAAACAAAGAGTTTGATGTGATCTGTAAATGTTTTGGATTTGAGAGAGGAATGCGGGACGAGGTTGATTATAGAGCTTTTTTGAAAGCTTTGGAAATACTTTATGCAACAGACAAATACAATCCGTTTTAA
- the LOC126743330 gene encoding transmembrane protein 60 — protein sequence MVMHRALFTWFILLLFFILLCLQLEGRTHWNWFLIFLPMWVYNVIILIDALFHIVAACLHEQFIELIKNKNLIPLVIVLFLIAGEIMLCLKLEYKALGLTITHVLIPFWILLPLLIIRISATLFNGVY from the coding sequence ATGGTCATGCATAGAGCTTTGTTCACGTGGTTCATCCTTCtactgttttttattcttttatgcCTCCAATTGGAAGGGCGAACTCATTGGAACTGGTTCTTAATATTCTTACCTATGTGGGTGTATAATGTAATAATTCTTATAGATGCTTTGTTCCACATTGTTGCGGCATGTTTACATGAGCAATTTATAGAgcttataaaaaacaaaaatctgatACCTTTAGTTATAGTTCTATTTTTAATCGCTGGTGAAATAATGCTTTGCTTAAAACTAGAATACAAAGCATTAGGACTGACGATTACTCATGTACTAATACCATTTTGGATCTTGTTACCACTGCTTATAATTAGAATATCTGCTACATTATTTAATGGGGTTTACTAA
- the LOC126743329 gene encoding uncharacterized protein LOC126743329 produces the protein MEFFGLTQYGFSNPIKDMMRDDYKEPKKPPEGEAESEKMKKSFGEKIKELDCYIGTANGFAYGSSDRLLRMRRKYMWKPVGPFEMHKYPGVNSMNYGWWNYDPALTCLPAEENWYRPRVTHSITTSEMSRFINYCLTMDKYFKM, from the exons ATGGAGTTCTTTGGTTTAACACAATATGGATTTAGTAACCCTATAAAAGATATGATGCGAGATGATTACAAAGAACCTAAAAAACCACCAGAAGGGGAAGCAGAAagtgaaa AAATGAAAAAGAGCtttggtgaaaaaataaagGAACTTGACTGTTACATTGGTACTGCAAACGGTTTTGCTTACGGATCTTCTGACAGGCTGTTACGAATGCGTCGTAAATACATGTGGAAACCAGTTg gACCATTTGAAATGCATAAGTATCCTGGAGTAAACTCCATGAATTATGGCTGGTGGAATTACGACCCGGCCTTAACATGCTTGCCTGCTGAAGAAAATTGGTACCGGCCCAGAGTTACTCACTCTATAACAACTTCGGAAATGAGCCG atttattaattattgcctGACCAtggacaaatattttaagatgtgA